One genomic window of Roseobacter ponti includes the following:
- the hslU gene encoding ATP-dependent protease ATPase subunit HslU — MTDLTPREIVSELDRFIIGQKDAKRAVAVALRNRWRRKQLGDDLRDEVYPKNILMIGPTGVGKTEISRRLAKLARAPFLKVEATKFTEVGYVGRDVEQIIRDLVDSAITMVREHMREDVKANAHKAAEERVISAIAGDDARESTREMFRKKLKSGELDDTEIELEIADSSNPFGAMMDIPGQPAMGGGMMNLGDIFGKAMGGRTTRKRMTVSQSYEVLIGEEADKLLDDETVTRAAIEAVEQNGIVFLDEIDKVCARSDARGGDVSREGVQRDLLPLIEGTTVSTKHGPVKTDHVLFIASGAFHIAKPSDLLPELQGRLPIRVELRALTEEDFVRILTETDNALTLQYTALMGTEKVTVSFTEEGIAALAKIAADVNQSVENIGARRLYTVMERVFEELSFTAPDRGGEEIVVDAEFVDANLGELTKSTDISRYVL; from the coding sequence TTGACTGACCTTACGCCCCGCGAAATCGTTTCCGAACTCGACCGGTTCATCATCGGCCAGAAAGACGCCAAGCGCGCTGTGGCAGTGGCCCTCAGAAACCGCTGGCGCCGCAAACAGCTGGGCGACGATCTGCGCGACGAGGTCTATCCCAAAAACATCCTGATGATCGGGCCCACCGGGGTCGGCAAAACGGAGATCAGCCGCCGGCTTGCAAAACTGGCGCGCGCACCCTTTCTCAAGGTTGAGGCCACCAAGTTTACCGAAGTGGGATATGTGGGACGCGACGTTGAACAGATCATCCGCGATCTGGTGGACAGCGCGATCACCATGGTGCGCGAGCACATGCGCGAGGACGTCAAAGCCAACGCGCACAAAGCCGCCGAAGAGCGCGTGATTTCCGCCATCGCCGGTGATGACGCCCGCGAAAGTACCCGCGAGATGTTCCGCAAAAAGCTCAAATCCGGCGAGCTGGATGACACGGAGATTGAGCTTGAGATCGCCGACAGTTCAAACCCCTTTGGCGCGATGATGGACATCCCCGGCCAGCCCGCAATGGGTGGCGGCATGATGAACCTTGGCGATATTTTCGGCAAAGCTATGGGCGGGCGCACCACCCGAAAACGCATGACAGTGTCGCAAAGTTATGAGGTGCTGATCGGCGAAGAGGCCGACAAGCTGCTGGATGATGAAACAGTGACCCGCGCCGCCATCGAGGCGGTTGAGCAGAACGGGATCGTTTTCCTTGATGAGATCGACAAGGTCTGCGCCCGCTCGGATGCGCGCGGCGGTGACGTGAGCCGCGAAGGGGTACAGCGTGATCTGCTGCCGCTCATCGAGGGCACCACGGTCAGCACCAAACACGGGCCGGTCAAAACCGACCACGTGCTCTTTATTGCCTCGGGTGCGTTTCATATCGCCAAGCCCTCGGATCTGCTGCCCGAACTGCAGGGGCGTCTGCCGATCCGGGTGGAACTGCGCGCGCTGACCGAAGAGGATTTCGTGCGCATTCTTACCGAAACTGACAACGCGCTGACGCTGCAGTACACCGCACTGATGGGTACCGAAAAAGTCACCGTGTCCTTTACCGAAGAAGGCATCGCAGCACTCGCGAAAATCGCGGCTGACGTGAACCAGTCGGTCGAGAACATCGGCGCGCGGCGGCTTTATACGGTCATGGAACGGGTCTTTGAGGAGCTCTCGTTTACCGCCCCCGACCGCGGCGGCGAAGAGATCGTGGTCGATGCGGAGTTTGTAGACGCCAACCTGGGCGAGCTGACGAAATCCACGGATATCAGCCGCTACGTGCTTTAA
- a CDS encoding MFS transporter, whose translation MGYIRFLIDNRLFLLAGFLLTFTSSYGQTYFISLFAGEIKETFGLTDGSWGGIYTIGTTLSALTMIWAGALTDRFRVRHLSLGVMVLLAMACVAMALVPTGFLLVFVVYALRLTGQGMMSQLSAVAMSRWFVAARGRAISLASMGFAAGQALLPVIFVALLVRFDWRILWVLAAVCILVTIPVMQMLLRQERTPQSMSESTQSLGMGGRHWTRAELLRHPLFYMLIPLILGPAAWGTALFFQQVHLTEVKGWSLVSYVALMPIYTLATIAFTFITGWAVDRIGVKWIVPFYLVPFGVSFLILAYADTIFMAGVGLTVFGIGQGMQATAITAFWAVFYGTRNLGSIKAAAAALMVFGSAIGPGITGALIDAGIDFPQQMIPIAAYYFAGALLAGFGILRYQRDLPSAAA comes from the coding sequence ATGGGCTACATCCGCTTTCTGATCGACAACCGGCTGTTTCTGCTGGCGGGGTTTTTGCTGACCTTCACCTCGTCTTACGGGCAGACCTATTTCATCTCGCTCTTTGCAGGAGAGATCAAAGAGACTTTTGGTCTGACGGATGGCAGTTGGGGTGGCATCTATACCATCGGTACCACGCTCTCGGCGCTGACGATGATCTGGGCCGGCGCGCTGACTGATCGTTTCCGGGTGCGGCATCTGTCGCTGGGCGTAATGGTTCTGCTTGCGATGGCCTGCGTGGCGATGGCCCTCGTGCCGACGGGGTTTCTGCTGGTGTTTGTCGTCTATGCCCTGCGCCTGACGGGTCAGGGGATGATGTCACAGCTCAGCGCAGTTGCAATGTCGCGCTGGTTCGTCGCCGCGCGCGGGCGGGCGATTTCGCTGGCCTCTATGGGGTTTGCCGCGGGCCAGGCGCTTTTGCCGGTGATTTTCGTGGCCCTGCTGGTACGCTTTGACTGGCGCATACTCTGGGTTCTGGCGGCGGTCTGCATTCTTGTGACGATCCCGGTGATGCAGATGCTGCTGCGCCAGGAACGCACACCGCAATCCATGTCGGAAAGCACGCAGAGCCTTGGGATGGGTGGCCGTCACTGGACGCGTGCGGAGCTGCTGCGCCATCCGCTTTTTTACATGCTGATCCCGCTCATTCTGGGGCCTGCCGCATGGGGCACGGCACTGTTTTTTCAGCAGGTACACCTGACAGAGGTCAAGGGCTGGAGCCTTGTGTCCTATGTGGCGCTGATGCCGATATATACGCTGGCGACAATCGCTTTTACGTTCATCACCGGCTGGGCCGTGGACCGGATCGGCGTGAAATGGATCGTGCCGTTTTATCTGGTGCCCTTTGGTGTGTCGTTCCTGATCCTCGCTTATGCGGATACGATTTTCATGGCCGGTGTCGGCCTGACGGTGTTCGGGATCGGACAGGGAATGCAGGCCACGGCGATCACCGCTTTCTGGGCGGTTTTCTACGGCACGCGCAATCTGGGGTCGATCAAGGCGGCCGCAGCGGCGCTGATGGTTTTCGGCTCCGCCATCGGCCCGGGAATTACCGGCGCGCTTATCGATGCGGGAATCGACTTTCCGCAACAGATGATTCCGATTGCCGCTTATTATTTCGCCGGAGCACTGCTGGCCGGCTTTGGCATCCTGCGCTATCAGCGTGATCTGCCTAGCGCTGCCGCCTGA
- a CDS encoding Smr/MutS family protein encodes MSRRRLRPEEIALWQQVADRTERLDKRETFDPDAVAPKPARREKPQTPRKARQAFGDAIQPPRPASRKTGYDLAPALPDRLRKAPVQMDRKTFGRMNRGKLKPEGRIDLHGMTLDRAHAALNRFIMSAHGSGKRLVLVITGKGKDRDEGGPIPVRFGVLRHQVPQWLTTQPLAGVVMQISEAHISHGGGGAYYVYLRRQR; translated from the coding sequence GTGAGCCGTCGCAGACTGCGCCCGGAGGAGATCGCGCTCTGGCAACAGGTCGCGGATCGCACAGAGCGGCTCGATAAACGCGAAACCTTTGATCCTGATGCGGTGGCCCCGAAACCTGCCCGCAGGGAAAAGCCGCAGACCCCGCGCAAAGCACGCCAGGCTTTTGGCGATGCGATCCAGCCACCCAGACCTGCTTCGCGCAAAACCGGTTATGATCTGGCACCGGCCCTGCCAGACCGGCTGCGCAAGGCGCCGGTGCAGATGGACCGCAAAACCTTTGGCAGAATGAACCGCGGCAAGCTGAAACCCGAGGGGCGGATCGATCTGCACGGCATGACGCTTGATCGTGCGCATGCCGCGCTGAACCGGTTTATCATGTCCGCGCACGGATCCGGCAAACGGCTGGTGCTGGTGATCACCGGCAAGGGCAAAGATCGCGACGAGGGCGGCCCGATCCCGGTGCGCTTTGGCGTGCTGCGTCATCAGGTGCCGCAATGGCTGACGACGCAACCGCTGGCCGGTGTGGTGATGCAGATTTCTGAGGCGCATATCAGCCATGGCGGCGGCGGCGCCTATTACGTGTATCTCAGGCGGCAGCGCTAG
- the mltA gene encoding murein transglycosylase A, which produces MADPAMPDIRTQILSFDDLDGWAADDHAAAFDVFNQTCPDLTAPDWQAVCAYATSNPEPRTFFELFFRPVLIEDDADMLFTGYFEPELKGALTPDARYRYPVYAMPPEALEAEEWFSREELLEDDLLAGRGLEIAYVADPVELFFLQIQGSGRITLPDGGKIRVGYGGANGHPYRSVGKELVRRGVYEAHQVSADVIRSWVRRNPVEGRALLYHNPSYVFFREVSEVPAHLGPLGAMNRSVTPMRTIAVDPAFTPLGAPVWIEKDGTDPLRRLMIAQDTGSAIKGAQRADIFFGTGDDAGRAAGRLSDPGRMVVLLPIQRAYALLPEDAQ; this is translated from the coding sequence ATGGCTGATCCCGCGATGCCGGACATCCGCACGCAGATATTGTCGTTTGATGATCTCGATGGATGGGCCGCGGATGATCATGCCGCGGCCTTTGACGTCTTCAACCAGACCTGTCCCGATCTGACCGCGCCCGACTGGCAGGCGGTCTGTGCCTATGCCACCAGCAATCCCGAGCCGCGGACATTTTTTGAGCTGTTTTTCCGGCCGGTGCTGATTGAAGATGATGCAGATATGCTGTTCACCGGGTATTTCGAACCGGAACTCAAAGGCGCGCTGACCCCGGACGCGCGGTACCGGTATCCGGTCTATGCCATGCCGCCCGAAGCACTGGAGGCTGAGGAGTGGTTTTCCCGCGAGGAACTGCTGGAGGATGATCTGCTGGCCGGGCGTGGTCTGGAGATCGCATATGTCGCTGACCCGGTGGAGCTTTTCTTTCTGCAGATCCAGGGCTCGGGCCGGATTACCCTGCCCGACGGTGGTAAAATCCGCGTGGGCTATGGCGGTGCAAACGGGCACCCCTATCGCTCGGTCGGCAAAGAACTGGTGCGCCGTGGCGTCTATGAGGCGCATCAGGTAAGCGCCGATGTTATCCGGTCCTGGGTACGGCGTAACCCGGTTGAGGGTAGGGCGCTGCTTTATCACAACCCGTCTTATGTGTTTTTCCGCGAAGTCAGCGAAGTGCCTGCGCATCTCGGCCCGCTTGGTGCGATGAACCGCTCGGTCACGCCGATGCGGACCATTGCGGTTGATCCGGCGTTCACACCGCTCGGCGCACCGGTCTGGATCGAAAAAGACGGCACAGATCCGCTGCGCCGCCTGATGATTGCCCAGGACACCGGCTCTGCCATCAAGGGCGCGCAGCGGGCAGATATTTTTTTCGGCACCGGCGATGACGCAGGGCGTGCGGCCGGGCGGCTCAGCGACCCCGGGCGGATGGTTGTGCTGCTGCCCATTCAGAGGGCCTATGCTCTGTTGCCGGAGGACGCACAGTGA
- a CDS encoding Tim44/TimA family putative adaptor protein has protein sequence MNSSLIQLLVLAGIAVFLILRLKNVLGTRDGFEAPPSQKPVTDRRAGRDFEVIEGGPDLDITDHVDDGSDEAKALAEMKRVEPSFSVTEFLGGARGAYEMIVMGYENGELDQIQPFLAEDIYDSFVDGVAAREDAGLTIEANFIGVREIKLMDATFDRDTNEAELTIRFTSEMTSAVRNAEGEIIEGSTTEIKRQKDTWSFARTMGADDPNWLLVSTDA, from the coding sequence ATGAATTCGTCCCTGATACAGCTTCTTGTCCTTGCAGGCATCGCTGTTTTTTTGATTCTGCGTCTGAAAAACGTGCTTGGGACCCGCGACGGATTCGAAGCACCGCCCTCGCAGAAACCCGTAACCGACCGGCGCGCGGGCCGCGACTTCGAAGTTATCGAAGGCGGACCCGATCTTGATATTACCGATCACGTCGATGACGGCAGTGATGAGGCAAAGGCGCTTGCCGAAATGAAGCGTGTTGAGCCGTCGTTCAGCGTTACCGAATTCCTTGGCGGTGCGCGTGGTGCTTATGAGATGATCGTCATGGGCTATGAGAACGGCGAGCTCGATCAGATCCAGCCGTTTCTCGCGGAAGATATCTATGATTCTTTCGTTGACGGTGTGGCCGCACGCGAAGACGCCGGCCTGACGATCGAGGCCAACTTCATCGGTGTGCGTGAGATTAAGCTCATGGATGCCACTTTTGACCGCGACACAAACGAGGCTGAGCTGACCATCCGCTTTACCAGCGAGATGACATCGGCGGTGCGCAATGCCGAAGGTGAGATCATCGAAGGCAGCACAACCGAAATCAAGCGGCAGAAAGACACCTGGTCCTTTGCGCGGACCATGGGCGCGGATGATCCGAATTGGTTGCTGGTATCCACAGACGCCTGA
- a CDS encoding FxsA family protein, giving the protein MWLFIAFLAVPLIEITLFIQIGGAIGLGWTLATVVITAVIGTVLVRNQGALALTQLRASFSDMKDPTEPLVHGAMILFSGALLLTPGFFTDAIGFLLLIPGVRTAVFGAIRARVNIQTIGPGPRDGFQETRRAHYQNDVIEGEYSEAGPEDDTPSGPSGWTRH; this is encoded by the coding sequence ATGTGGCTCTTTATAGCCTTTCTCGCGGTTCCGCTGATTGAAATCACACTTTTCATCCAGATCGGCGGCGCAATTGGTCTCGGATGGACCCTTGCAACGGTTGTTATCACAGCCGTCATCGGCACTGTTCTGGTGCGCAATCAGGGGGCGCTGGCGCTCACACAGCTGCGCGCGTCGTTTTCCGATATGAAAGATCCGACAGAACCACTTGTCCACGGTGCGATGATCCTCTTTTCCGGCGCTTTGCTGCTGACGCCCGGGTTTTTTACCGATGCCATCGGTTTTCTGCTGCTGATCCCCGGGGTGCGCACGGCTGTTTTCGGCGCGATCCGCGCCCGGGTAAACATTCAGACCATTGGGCCCGGCCCGCGCGACGGATTTCAGGAAACCCGGCGGGCGCATTACCAGAATGACGTCATCGAAGGCGAGTATTCCGAAGCCGGACCCGAGGACGATACGCCGTCGGGTCCGTCCGGCTGGACCAGGCATTGA
- the secB gene encoding protein-export chaperone SecB has protein sequence MADEQPQAQPNGQEQVQAPQMRVLGQFIRDMSFENIMAQKGAPADTTPDVQVQVNLDAKKRSADNQYETSIKLNVTSKAKEGDTTLFVLEIDYAGIFHVENVPEDQLHPFLLIECPRMIFPFLRRVVSDITRDGGFPPLNLENIDFLSLYRNEIARRQAAETPKADA, from the coding sequence ATGGCAGACGAACAACCGCAAGCGCAGCCGAACGGGCAGGAACAGGTTCAGGCCCCGCAGATGCGCGTCCTTGGTCAGTTCATCCGTGACATGTCTTTTGAAAACATCATGGCCCAGAAGGGCGCGCCGGCTGATACGACGCCGGACGTTCAGGTGCAGGTCAATCTGGACGCCAAGAAGCGCTCGGCCGATAATCAGTACGAGACATCGATCAAACTGAACGTAACATCGAAGGCGAAAGAAGGTGACACCACGCTTTTCGTGCTCGAAATCGATTATGCCGGTATTTTCCATGTCGAGAACGTGCCCGAAGATCAGCTGCACCCATTTTTGCTGATCGAATGCCCGCGGATGATCTTTCCGTTTCTGCGCCGGGTTGTCAGCGACATCACCCGCGACGGTGGTTTCCCGCCGCTGAACCTTGAAAATATTGATTTCCTGTCGCTCTACCGCAATGAGATTGCGCGCCGCCAGGCCGCCGAGACACCCAAAGCCGACGCCTGA
- the dnaQ gene encoding DNA polymerase III subunit epsilon produces MREIVLDTETTGFDPETGDRIVEIGAVELMGHMATGRTYHQYINPERAMPEDAFQVHGLGDEFLADKPKFAEVGRAFLDFIGDAKLVIHNAAFDIKFLNAELKWMKLPQIPWEQAIDTLAIARKRFPGSPASLDALCRRFNIDNSSRTLHGALLDSEILAEVYLELIGGRQPDFGLSGDSQKPGSDAAPEWTPRPRPTALPSRLSEKEAAAHAAFVAKLGDDAVWKKA; encoded by the coding sequence ATGCGTGAGATCGTTCTGGACACGGAAACGACCGGCTTTGATCCCGAAACCGGCGACCGGATCGTTGAAATCGGCGCAGTTGAGCTGATGGGCCATATGGCCACCGGGCGCACGTACCATCAGTATATCAATCCCGAACGCGCCATGCCGGAGGATGCCTTTCAGGTGCACGGTCTTGGAGATGAATTTCTTGCCGATAAACCAAAATTTGCCGAGGTCGGTCGGGCCTTTCTGGATTTCATCGGTGATGCAAAGCTGGTCATTCACAACGCGGCATTCGACATTAAATTCCTCAATGCTGAACTGAAATGGATGAAACTGCCGCAGATCCCCTGGGAGCAGGCAATAGATACGCTGGCAATCGCGCGCAAACGCTTCCCGGGATCGCCCGCCTCGCTTGATGCGCTTTGCCGGCGGTTCAATATCGATAATTCATCGCGCACGCTGCACGGCGCGCTTCTCGACAGTGAAATCCTGGCAGAGGTGTATCTGGAACTGATCGGGGGGCGGCAGCCTGATTTCGGCCTGTCGGGTGACAGTCAGAAACCGGGCAGTGACGCAGCGCCCGAATGGACGCCGAGACCCCGTCCGACCGCCCTGCCATCCCGTCTTTCTGAGAAAGAAGCCGCCGCCCATGCCGCCTTTGTGGCAAAGCTGGGCGACGATGCTGTGTGGAAAAAGGCCTGA
- the coaE gene encoding dephospho-CoA kinase (Dephospho-CoA kinase (CoaE) performs the final step in coenzyme A biosynthesis.) has translation MFILGLTGSIGMGKSTTAKMFAEEGCAVWDADAAVHRLYVKGGAAVGPLQDALPQAITDGAVSRDALRGIIAGDPDALKRIEAIVHPLVAADRAAFLTETTADISVLDIPLLFETGGDRLVDAVACVSVPGEIQEKRVLDRGTMTPEQFAQIRDKQLPDAEKRARSDYVIITDTVEHARAQVQNIVRQIRENMTNA, from the coding sequence ATGTTCATCCTGGGGCTCACCGGTTCCATTGGGATGGGCAAATCAACGACGGCGAAGATGTTCGCTGAAGAAGGCTGCGCAGTCTGGGACGCGGATGCTGCCGTGCATCGGCTTTACGTAAAAGGCGGAGCCGCGGTCGGGCCGTTACAGGACGCGTTACCGCAGGCCATCACGGACGGCGCTGTCAGCCGTGATGCCCTGCGCGGCATTATTGCCGGCGATCCGGACGCGCTCAAACGCATCGAAGCGATCGTGCACCCGCTTGTTGCGGCCGATCGCGCCGCGTTCCTGACAGAGACCACCGCAGACATTTCCGTCCTCGATATCCCGCTGCTCTTCGAGACCGGCGGGGATAGGCTTGTCGATGCGGTTGCATGTGTCTCTGTTCCGGGGGAAATACAGGAGAAACGTGTACTGGACCGTGGCACGATGACGCCGGAGCAGTTTGCACAGATCCGTGATAAACAGCTGCCCGATGCCGAAAAACGCGCGCGTTCTGATTATGTGATCATCACTGATACGGTTGAACATGCCCGCGCGCAGGTTCAGAATATCGTCAGGCAGATCAGGGAGAATATGACCAATGCGTGA
- a CDS encoding shikimate dehydrogenase gives MTTENIPLAGVIGSPIAHSRSPQLHGYWLRRYDIAGFYVPMNVAPEDVETVLHTLPRAGFVGANVTIPHKEAALKIADEISETARSIGAANTLTFLPDGRIHADNTDGYGFMANLRQGAPAWRPESGPALVLGAGGAARAVIVALLDAGVPEIYLANRTRARADELRAAFGAKITVIGWADARDAVEPAHLIVNTTSLGMTGKPPLEIDLSGLRPETLVTDLVYAPLRTGLLETAAARGCATVDGLGMLLHQGVPGFERWFGHRPEVTDALRDAVLG, from the coding sequence ATGACCACAGAAAACATCCCGCTGGCAGGCGTGATCGGATCGCCTATCGCGCACTCCCGGTCCCCGCAGCTGCACGGCTACTGGTTGCGCAGGTACGACATTGCCGGGTTTTACGTGCCCATGAACGTAGCGCCAGAAGATGTGGAGACCGTGTTACACACCCTCCCGCGCGCCGGATTTGTCGGGGCAAACGTGACGATCCCCCATAAGGAAGCCGCTCTGAAGATTGCGGATGAAATCAGCGAGACCGCGAGGTCAATCGGTGCGGCAAACACTCTGACGTTCCTGCCGGACGGGCGTATTCATGCAGATAATACAGATGGATACGGCTTCATGGCCAATCTGCGCCAGGGCGCACCGGCCTGGAGGCCGGAATCCGGCCCGGCGCTGGTTCTGGGGGCCGGTGGGGCCGCCCGTGCGGTGATTGTCGCTCTGCTGGATGCTGGTGTCCCGGAAATTTATCTGGCCAACCGGACCCGCGCCCGTGCGGATGAACTCCGCGCGGCCTTCGGGGCAAAAATAACAGTCATCGGGTGGGCTGACGCGCGGGATGCCGTCGAACCCGCGCATCTGATCGTGAACACCACGTCGCTGGGGATGACCGGCAAACCACCACTGGAGATCGACCTTTCAGGTCTGCGACCTGAAACGCTGGTCACTGACCTTGTCTATGCGCCGCTGCGAACGGGTCTTCTTGAAACGGCCGCTGCGCGGGGCTGTGCCACGGTTGATGGTCTGGGCATGCTACTGCATCAGGGCGTTCCGGGGTTTGAAAGATGGTTCGGACATCGCCCCGAGGTCACCGACGCCCTGCGCGATGCGGTGCTCGGCTGA
- a CDS encoding Maf family protein, translating into MPTPLILASGSEIRAQLLRQAAVEFSVVPARVDEEMVRVALLAEDAPPRDIADALAELKARRISEKNPGALVLGCDQVLDHKGALMSKPETPEDAIAQLHALRGGRHQLMSAAVVCENGEAIWRHVGQVRLYMRAATDAYIAGYVARNWDSIRQSVGAYKLEEEGVRLFHRIEGDYFNVLGLPLLELLSWLTLRGDLEQ; encoded by the coding sequence ATGCCAACGCCCCTGATCCTCGCCTCCGGATCCGAGATACGCGCGCAGCTTCTGCGTCAGGCCGCCGTGGAATTCAGTGTTGTCCCGGCGCGGGTCGACGAAGAGATGGTGCGTGTGGCTCTTCTGGCCGAAGACGCGCCGCCGCGGGATATCGCCGACGCGCTGGCCGAGCTCAAAGCCCGCAGGATCAGTGAAAAGAACCCTGGCGCACTGGTGCTTGGTTGCGACCAGGTGCTTGATCACAAGGGAGCGCTGATGTCCAAACCTGAGACGCCGGAGGATGCCATTGCCCAGCTGCACGCACTGCGCGGTGGCCGGCATCAGCTTATGTCGGCGGCGGTGGTCTGTGAAAACGGCGAAGCGATCTGGCGTCACGTGGGCCAGGTCAGGCTGTATATGCGCGCCGCGACGGATGCTTATATCGCCGGATATGTTGCGCGGAACTGGGACAGCATCCGCCAATCTGTCGGCGCCTATAAACTCGAAGAGGAAGGCGTGCGGCTTTTTCACCGGATTGAAGGCGACTATTTCAATGTGCTGGGTCTGCCGTTGCTGGAGCTTTTGTCCTGGCTCACCCTGCGGGGAGATCTCGAACAATGA
- the hemJ gene encoding protoporphyrinogen oxidase HemJ — protein sequence MTDLLLNAYPWIKAFHIMAVIAWMAGLFYLPRLFVYHTEQVGTTGETHQMFQDMERRLLRAIMNPAMIATWVFGLCMVFTPGIVSWDQIWPWTKAGGVLGMTWFHHWLGLRRKEFIAGENTLTGRQYRMMNEVPTVLMVLIVLSVVVRF from the coding sequence ATGACTGATCTGCTCTTAAACGCCTATCCCTGGATCAAGGCATTTCATATCATGGCGGTGATCGCCTGGATGGCCGGGCTTTTTTATCTGCCTAGGCTCTTTGTCTATCACACCGAACAGGTGGGCACGACGGGCGAGACCCATCAGATGTTTCAGGATATGGAACGACGCCTGCTGCGCGCGATCATGAACCCGGCGATGATTGCCACCTGGGTCTTTGGTCTGTGCATGGTCTTCACGCCGGGCATTGTGAGCTGGGATCAGATCTGGCCCTGGACCAAGGCCGGTGGTGTGCTGGGGATGACCTGGTTTCATCACTGGCTGGGACTGCGGCGCAAAGAGTTTATCGCAGGCGAAAACACTCTGACCGGCCGGCAGTACCGGATGATGAACGAGGTCCCCACAGTCCTGATGGTGCTGATCGTTCTGTCGGTGGTTGTGCGGTTCTGA
- the rho gene encoding transcription termination factor Rho yields MTTDTIDTNEPMETLNLADLKRKSPKDLLSMAEDLEIENASTMRKGEMMFQILRERADEGWEISGDGVLEVLQDGFGFLRSPEANYLPGPDDIYVSPEMIRKYSLRTGDTIEGVIKAPDDNERYFALIDVTQINFEEPEKARHKVAFENLTPLYPDERLTMETDDPTTKDRSARIIDLVSPIGKGQRSLIVAPPRTGKTVLLQNIANSIEKNHPECYLIVLLIDERPEEVTDMQRSVKGEVVSSTFDEPATRHVAVSDMVIEKAKRLVEHKRDVVILLDSITRLGRAFNTVVPSSGKVLTGGVDANALQRPKRFFGAARNIEEGGSLTIIATALIDTGSRMDEVIFEEFKGTGNSEIVLDRKVADKRVFPAMDILKSGTRKEDLLVDKIDLQKTFVLRRILNPMGTTDAIEFLISKLKQTKNNAEFFDSMNT; encoded by the coding sequence ATGACAACTGACACGATCGACACCAACGAACCAATGGAAACGCTGAACCTGGCGGATCTCAAGCGCAAGTCGCCCAAAGACCTGCTTTCCATGGCCGAAGATCTGGAGATCGAAAACGCCTCGACGATGCGTAAGGGCGAGATGATGTTCCAGATCCTGCGCGAACGCGCGGATGAGGGCTGGGAGATTTCCGGAGATGGCGTGCTTGAAGTACTCCAGGATGGTTTCGGATTTCTGCGTTCTCCGGAGGCGAACTATCTGCCGGGCCCTGATGACATCTATGTCTCACCTGAGATGATCCGCAAATATTCGCTGCGCACCGGGGACACTATCGAAGGTGTCATTAAAGCCCCTGATGACAACGAGCGGTATTTCGCGCTGATCGATGTCACACAGATCAACTTCGAGGAGCCGGAGAAGGCACGTCACAAAGTGGCCTTTGAGAACCTCACGCCGCTCTATCCCGACGAGCGACTGACGATGGAAACGGATGATCCGACAACCAAAGACCGCTCCGCGCGGATTATTGATCTGGTATCGCCGATCGGTAAAGGCCAGCGATCACTGATCGTTGCACCGCCGCGCACGGGTAAAACGGTTCTGCTGCAGAACATCGCCAACTCGATCGAGAAAAACCATCCGGAATGCTATCTGATCGTGCTGCTTATCGACGAGCGGCCCGAAGAGGTAACGGACATGCAGCGCTCGGTGAAGGGGGAGGTTGTTTCCTCAACTTTCGATGAGCCAGCGACGCGTCACGTTGCAGTCTCGGATATGGTGATCGAAAAGGCCAAGCGCCTTGTTGAGCATAAACGCGATGTTGTCATTCTGCTGGATTCCATTACGCGACTGGGCCGGGCGTTCAACACCGTGGTGCCGTCCTCAGGTAAGGTTCTGACCGGTGGTGTGGACGCCAACGCCCTGCAACGCCCCAAGCGCTTCTTTGGTGCTGCACGGAACATTGAAGAGGGTGGTTCGCTGACCATCATCGCCACCGCGCTGATCGACACGGGCAGCCGGATGGACGAGGTGATCTTTGAAGAATTCAAAGGCACCGGTAACTCCGAGATCGTGCTGGACCGTAAGGTTGCTGATAAACGTGTCTTCCCCGCGATGGACATTCTCAAATCCGGCACCCGGAAAGAAGATCTGCTCGTGGATAAGATCGATCTGCAGAAAACCTTTGTGCTGCGCCGTATTCTGAATCCGATGGGCACCACTGATGCCATCGAATTCCTGATCTCGAAACTCAAGCAGACAAAGAATAACGCTGAGTTCTTCGATTCGATGAATACCTGA